Proteins encoded within one genomic window of Cucumis sativus cultivar 9930 chromosome 3, Cucumber_9930_V3, whole genome shotgun sequence:
- the LOC101208380 gene encoding uncharacterized protein LOC101208380 isoform X1: MNKRNINAKTKKMQTRGSSKTLQIPFLENLLEARNQSMDSFNNNANMDNLFLQTLMARLQIRPPVNYNNINNPLLSQSLEELIFEAANLSDDDNDDNRTPLAKEESKLEKEIIRVILAGNTDSLKPNSGQAVTVGEHHVCVGFHEEKDSDFRVWEWHGHIMLFDEENGYSPEYIYGNYFERLQRQVVNRELNKWKEEEEEDEKEEEQKEEKPGDLGLRELIDGGDSSVGRILHRNVNPSSQRGRF, translated from the exons ATGAATAAAAGGAATATAAAtgcaaaaacaaagaagatgcAAACCCGTGGTTCATCTAAAACCCTTCAAATTCCATTCCTAGAAAACCTTTTAGAAGCTCGGAACCAATCCATGGATTCCTTCAACAACAACGCCAATATGGACAACCTTTTCCTTCAAACCCTCATGGCGAGGCTCCAAATTAGGCCTCCAGTCAACTACAACAACATCAACAATCCCCTTCTCTCACAATCCCTTGAAGAACTTATCTTCGAGGCCGCCAATCTCTCCGACGACGACAACGACGACAACAGAACACCGCTCGCTAAAGAAGAATCGAAGCTCGAAAAAGAGATCATTCGCGTGATTCTCGCCGGAAATACCGATTCCCTAAAACCCAATTCCGGCCAAGCCGTCACAGTCGGCGAGCACCACGTCTGCGTGGGGTTTCACGAAGAGAAGGATTCGGATTTTCGAGTTTGGGAATGGCACGGTCATATTATGTTgtttgatgaagaaaatggatACTCGCCGGAGTATATTTATGGGAATTACTTTGAGAGGCTTCAGAGGCAGGTGGTGAACCGTGAGTTGAATAAatggaaagaggaagaagaggaagacgagaaagaagaagagcaaAAAGAGGAGAAGCCGGGCGACTTGGGTCTTCGGGAGCTGATTGATGGCGGCGATTCGAGTGTCGGTCGGATTCTTCATCGTAATGTTAACCCCAGCTCTCAAAG GGGCAGGTTTTAA
- the LOC101207898 gene encoding uncharacterized protein LOC101207898: protein MDIPSIHQKLAVGVDGLVDDLQSSLKEIDAALFSDLDGFFKKSLSIEDTQSSEFKRDVNCSDNSNVKNKQKELEIPSNLSKKCLRKSKSFPLPVVTSPPNDTSENDKERQTAMGDVSCNEFNHQAFSRSISLPVPGKLLSAMKGSRAQHYGESPKMSVTWAPDVYDPPQTSLCHCVKNNKKQQKSKNRKNGKKGQKGSNSSRGSGGRDKRQARKSVGSSDRYQRSFNSHESLVNTLNEFESFDDGSSDSHCGSIFLKTSVTKVHYSVTEAL from the exons ATGGACATCCCTTCGATTCATCAGAAGTTGGCTGTCGGTGTAGACGGTTTGGTGGATGATCTGCAGTCGtctttgaaagaaattgatgCTGCATTGTTTAGTGATCTTGATGGGTTTTTTAAGAAGTCTTTGAGCATTGAAGATACTCAAAGTTCAGAATTTAAACGTGATGTGAATTGCAGCGATAATTCAAatgttaaaaacaaacaaaaagagcTTGAAATTCCCTCGAACTTATCTAAGAAGTGTTTAAGAAAATCCAAATCCTTTCCCCTCCCTGTTGTAACATCCCCTCCAAATGATACTTCAGAAAATGATAAGGAACGACAAACAGCGATGGGTGATGTGTCCTGTAATGAGTTTAATCATCAAGCCTTTTCACGTTCCATTTCTTTACCA GTGCCTGGAAAGCTCTTATCTGCGATGAAAGGTAGCCGAGCACAACACTATGGGGAGTCACCTAAGATGAGTGTGACATGGGCTCCTGATGTGTATGACCCTCCTCAGACATCGTTGTGCCATTGTGtcaaaaacaacaagaaaCAGCAGAAATCAAAGAACAGGAAGAATGGGAAGAAAGGACAGAAGGGCAGCAACTCTTCGCGCGGAAGTGGTGGCAGGGACAAAAGGCAGGCTCGCAAATCTGTTGGTAGTTCTGATCGGTATCAAAGATCATTTAACTCTCATGAAAGTTTGGTTAATACTCTCAACGAGTTTGAGAGTTTCGACGACGGGAGCTCAGACTCTCACTGTGGAAGCATCTTCCTGAAAACATCAGTCACCAAGGTGCACTACTCTGTTACTGAAGCCTTGTGA
- the LOC101207159 gene encoding ras-related protein RABE1a → MAAPPARARADYDYLIKLLLIGDSGVGKSCLLLRFSDGSFTTSFITTIGIDFKIRTIELDGKRIKLQIWDTAGQERFRTITTAYYRGAMGILLVYDVTDESSFNNIRNWIRNIEQHASDNVNKILVGNKADMDESKRAVPTSKGQALADEYGIKFFETSAKTNLNVEEVFFSIAKDIKQRLSDSDSKSEPQTIKINQADNGAGASQTAQKSACCGS, encoded by the exons ATGGCTGCTCCACCTGCACGAGCTCGAGCCGATTACGATTATCTCATCAAGCTTCTGCTGATCGGCGACAGCG GTGTGGGAAAGAGTTGCCTTCTTTTGCGGTTCTCGGACGGCTCCTTCACCACTAGCTTCATCACAACCATAGG CATTGATTTCAAGATTAGAACCATTGAGCTTGATGGAAAACGaattaaattgcaaatttggGATACTGCTGGTCAGGAGCGGTTTAGAACAATTACAACTG CTTACTATCGAGGAGCCATGGGTATTTTGCTAGTGTACGACGTCACTGATGAGTCATCATTTAACA ACATTAGGAATTGGATACGTAACATCGAACAACATGCTTCTGACAATGTCAACAAGATATTGGTGGGTAACAAGGCTGATATGGATGAAAGCAAAAGG GCTGTTCCTACATCAAAAGGGCAGGCTCTCGCAGATGAGTATGGCATCAAGTTTTTCGAGACT AGTGCAAAGACAAATTTGAACGTAGAAGAAGTTTTCTTCTCCATAGCTAAGGATATCAAGCAAAGGCTTTCGGACAGCGACTCTAAGTCCGAG CCTCAAACAATCAAGATAAACCAAGCAGATAACGGAGCAGGGGCTTCCCAAACTGCTCAGAAGTCAGCTTGTTGTGGATCTTAA
- the LOC101208380 gene encoding uncharacterized protein LOC101208380 isoform X2 — protein MNKRNINAKTKKMQTRGSSKTLQIPFLENLLEARNQSMDSFNNNANMDNLFLQTLMARLQIRPPVNYNNINNPLLSQSLEELIFEAANLSDDDNDDNRTPLAKEESKLEKEIIRVILAGNTDSLKPNSGQAVTVGEHHVCVGFHEEKDSDFRVWEWHGHIMLFDEENGYSPEYIYGNYFERLQRQVVNRELNKWKEEEEEDEKEEEQKEEKPGDLGLRELIDGGDSSVGRILHRNVNPSSQRF, from the exons ATGAATAAAAGGAATATAAAtgcaaaaacaaagaagatgcAAACCCGTGGTTCATCTAAAACCCTTCAAATTCCATTCCTAGAAAACCTTTTAGAAGCTCGGAACCAATCCATGGATTCCTTCAACAACAACGCCAATATGGACAACCTTTTCCTTCAAACCCTCATGGCGAGGCTCCAAATTAGGCCTCCAGTCAACTACAACAACATCAACAATCCCCTTCTCTCACAATCCCTTGAAGAACTTATCTTCGAGGCCGCCAATCTCTCCGACGACGACAACGACGACAACAGAACACCGCTCGCTAAAGAAGAATCGAAGCTCGAAAAAGAGATCATTCGCGTGATTCTCGCCGGAAATACCGATTCCCTAAAACCCAATTCCGGCCAAGCCGTCACAGTCGGCGAGCACCACGTCTGCGTGGGGTTTCACGAAGAGAAGGATTCGGATTTTCGAGTTTGGGAATGGCACGGTCATATTATGTTgtttgatgaagaaaatggatACTCGCCGGAGTATATTTATGGGAATTACTTTGAGAGGCTTCAGAGGCAGGTGGTGAACCGTGAGTTGAATAAatggaaagaggaagaagaggaagacgagaaagaagaagagcaaAAAGAGGAGAAGCCGGGCGACTTGGGTCTTCGGGAGCTGATTGATGGCGGCGATTCGAGTGTCGGTCGGATTCTTCATCGTAATGTTAACCCCAGCTCTCAAAG GTTTTAA
- the LOC101207817 gene encoding uncharacterized protein LOC101207817, with amino-acid sequence MGEEAAGLAAVTNETLGKENASSTELKRDHQCLDEDTEPESLHNKKQAKEVSNEDVRSEVSNPVVSPKENHFHDITSQPEEVENTTQVERGELTSACSGNSSSEDISSGGVRCQNDMSQNDVDMCDVNEVSRVVIEIPKHASSTGIRKITFKFSKKKGNNGASVSADKVHSYGNSDRDGKPEPSLLDDACTETSAHSCEGSAESSRYSLGPNKMELKMSKKVLPNNYPSNVKKLLSTGILDGARVKYVSTTSEMKLQGIINGGGYMCGCSTCNFTAILSAYEFEQHAGFKTRHPNNHIYLENGRPIYSVIQEIKSAPLSILDEVIMEVAGSSVNMNSFEAWKASFHQDSANIVVENHDVKLPKLSHPVERPNPNFSNAVLQHKKTAEKGTKRRDNDLHRLLFMPNGLPDGAELAYFVKGQRILGGFKQGNGILCSHCNREISPSQFEAHAGMAARRQPYRHIYTTNGLTLHDIAISLASGQKLTTGDSDDMCAACGNGGDLIFCDRCPRAYHTGCLHLQNVPEGVWSCPNCRDKVGSNSKAISGGSLSFSKPIVFRLTRVVKAPEYEIGGCVVCRRHDFSAAKFDDRTVLLCDQCEREFHVGCLRDSGLCDLKELPKDKWFCCDECSNIHVALQNTVLNGAQIIPDSLSDLIIRKHVGKGLLVDEALNDVRWQILSGKSRFPEDLPFLSRATAIFRECFDPIVAKSGRDLIPVMVYGRNISGQEFGGMYCVVLIVRSIVVSAGLLRIFGREVAELPIVATSREHQGKGYFQVLFSCIERLLSSLNVQNLVLPAAEDAESIWTKKLGFRKMSEEQLIKYMREVQLTIFNGTSMLEKVVEQSTL; translated from the exons ATGGGAGAAGAAGCAGCTGGTTTGGCTGCAGTGACAAATGAGACGCTGGGGAAAGAGAACGCTTCGAGTACTGAATTGAAGCGAGACCATCAGTGTCTTGATGAAGATACGGAACCTGAGTCTTTGCATAACAAGAAGCAAGCTAAGGAAGTGTCGAATGAAGACGTTCGCTCAGAAGTATCGAATCCTGTAGTTTCTCCGAAAGAGAATCATTTCCATGATATTACTAGCCAGCCTGAGGAGGTAGAAAACACTACCCAAGTTGAGCGTGGGGAGCTTACATCGGCTTGTTCGGGGAATTCAAGCTCGGAGGATATCTCGAGCGGTGGAGTTCGTTGCCAGAATGACATGTCTCAAAACGACGTTGATATGTGTGATGTCAATGAGGTTTCTCGGGTTGTGATTGAAATTCCCAAGCATGCTAGTTCAACTGGAATTAGGAAAATTACGTTCAAGTTCAGCAAAAAAAAGGGTAACAATGGCGCATCCGTTTCAGCAGACAAAGTCCATTCTTATGGAAACTCTGACAGGGACGGTAAACCAGAACCTTCATTGTTGGATGATGCTTGTACGGAAACGTCTGCACATAGCTGTGAAGGTTCTGCTGAGAGCAGCAGGTATTCTTTAGGCCCAAATAAAATGGAATTGAAAATGTCGAAGAAGGTTTTACCCAACAATTATCCGTCGAATGTTAAAAAGCTGCTGTCGACTGGTATACTTGACGGAGCTAGAGTCAAATATGTATCTACGACAAGCGAg ATGAAGCTACAAGGTATTATAAATGGCGGAGGTTACATGTGCGGATGTTCAACGTGCAATTTTACAGCT ATCCTTAGTGCTTATGAGTTCGAGCAGCATGCTGGTTTCAAGACTAGACATCCAAATAATCATATATACTTGGAAAATGGAAGGCCAATTTATAGTGTCATACAGGAAATTAAGAGTGCACCTCTTAGCATATTAGATGAAGTGATTATGGAAGTAGCGGGTTCGTCTGTTAACATGAATTCATTTGAGGCTTGGAAAG CAAGTTTCCACCAGGACAGTGCAAATATTGTAGTGGAAAATCATGATGTGAAGCTTCCTAAACTGTCACATCCCGTTGAGAG accaaaccctaatttttcCAATGCCGTCTTGCAACACAAGAAAACGGCAGAAAAAGGCACAAAAAGAAG GGATAATGATCTTCACAGATTACTTTTCATGCCAAATGGCCTTCCAGATGGGGCTGAGCTAGCATACTTTGTGAAAGGACAg AGAATACTCGGAGGCTTCAAGCAAGGAAATGGTATTCTCTGTAGTCACTGTAATCGAGAG ATTAGCCCCTCCCAGTTTGAAGCCCATGCAGGGATGGCTGCCAGACGTCAACC GTACCGCCACATTTATACTACAAATGGACTTACACTTCACGATATTGCAATTTCCTTGGCTAGTGGGCAAAAACTTACCACAGGAGACAGTGATGATATGTGTGCTGCATGTGGTAATGGAGGGGATTTGATTTTCTGTGATCGCTGCCCTCGAGCTTACCATACAG GCTGCCTGCATCTACAGAATGTTCCTGAAGGAGTTTGGTCTTGCCCAAACTGTAGAGATAAAGTAGGTTCCAATTCGAAGGCTATTTCTGGAGGTTCTTTGAGTTTTTCAAAGCCAATTGTTTTTAGGTTGACACGAGTTGTTAAAGCACCAGAGTATGAAATTGGTGGTTGTGTTGTTTGCAG GCGACATGATTTCAGTGCTGCTAAGTTTGATGATCGAACTGTACTGCTCTGCGATCAA TGTGAGAGAGAATTCCATGTAGGTTGTCTGCGGGATAGTGGATTATGTGATCTGAAG GAACTCCCCAAGGATAAGTGGTTCTGCTGTGACGAGTGCAGTAACATCCATGTGGCCCTTCAGAATACAGTTTTGAATGGGGCACAAATCATTCCAGATTCATTATCAGATTTGATAATCAGAAAGCATGTTGGAAAAGGATTATTAGTTGATGAAGCTCTTAATGATGTTCGGTGGCAAATTTTAAGTGGAAAAAGTCGCTTTCCAGAAGACCTTCCATTTCTTTCAAGGGCAACTGCTATTTTTCGA GAATGTTTTGATCCTATTGTTGCAAAATCAGGTCGTGATCTGATACCTGTTATGGTTTATGG GAGAAATATATCTGGACAAGAGTTCGGAGGAATGTATTGTGTTGTTTTAATTGTGAG gtCAATAGTTGTATCGGCTGGTCTTCTTAGGATCTTTGGTCGTGAAGTTGCTGAACTTCCTATTGTTGCCACAAGTAGAGAACATCAGGGCAAG GGTTACTTCCAAGTATTGTTTTCCTGTATAGAGCGGCTACTTTCTTCCCTAAATGTGCAAAACCTTGTTCTCCCTGCAGCCGAGGATGCCGAATCAATTTGGACCAAGAAATTGGGCTTCAGAAAGATGAGCGAAGAACAG TTGATTAAGTATATGAGGGAGGTCCAGCTGACTATCTTCAATGGAACATCAATGCTAGAGAAGGTGGTGGAGCAATCAACGTTATAA
- the LOC101222699 gene encoding arginine biosynthesis bifunctional protein ArgJ, chloroplastic yields MYLSVPHYPSLKFSTFQSHKTSFRVFSVATNETANYLPQAPILIPDGPWKQIDGGVSAAKGFKAAGLYGGLRAKGEKPDLALVTCDVEAISAGAFTKNVVAAAPVLYCKKALDFSETARAVLINAGQANAATGEVGYQDMIECVDNLSKILQIRPEEVLVQSTGVIGHRIKKDALLNSLPKLVGSLSSSVESAASAAVAITTTDLVSKSVAIESQVGGSTIRIGGMAKGSGMIHPDMATMLGVVTTDAVVATDVWRKMVQISVDRSFNQITVDGDTSTNDTVIALSSGLSGSSSTMISSLKSREAGQLQDCLDVVMQGLAKSIAWDGEGATCLIEITVTGANSEADAAKIARSVAGSSLVKSAVYGRDPNWGRIAAAAGYAGVPFEQTKLKVSLGNILLMDGGEPQSFDRAAASNYLRRAGETHDTVRIYISIGNGQGEGRAWGCDLSYDYVKINAEYTT; encoded by the exons ATGTATCTCTCTGTTCCTCACTACCCATCTCTGAAATTTTCCACCTTTCAATCCCACAAG ACGAGTTTTCGAGTGTTTTCTGTGGCTACCAATGAGACCGCCAATTATTTGCCGCAGGCTCCGATTTTGATTCCTGATGGACCATGGAAACAG ATTGATGGAGGAGTTAGTGCTGCAAAGGGGTTCAAAGCCGCAGGGCTTTATGGAGGATTAAGAGCAAAGGGAGAGAAACCTGACCTTGCACTTGTTACTTGTGATGTTGAAGCCATTTCTGCTG GAGCATTTACAAAGAATGTAGTTGCTGCAGCACCTGTGTTATATTGTAAAAAGGCGTTGGACTTTTCGGAAACG GCACGTGCAGTGTTAATCAATGCTGGTCAAGCAAATGCCGCTACG GGGGAGGTTGGTTATCAAGATATGATAGAATGTGTGGACAATCTTTCTAAG ATTCTTCAAATAAGGCCGGAGGAAGTATTAGTTCAATCTACCGGGGTGATTGGTCatagaataaaaaag GATGCACTCTTGAATTCTCTTCCAAAACTAGTTGGATCCCTTTCATCTTCAGTTGAAAG TGCAGCTTCTGCGGCAGTAGCGATAACGACAACTGACCTTGTTAGTAAAAGCGTGGCTATTGAGTCACAA GTTGGGGGCTCAACTATAAGAATTGGAGGAATGGCGAAAGGTTCTGGAATGATTCACCCGGACATGGCTACTATGCTCGGT GTTGTAACAACAGATGCTGTGGTTGCTACTGATGTTTGGAGAAAGATGGTGCAAATATCTGTTGATCGAAGCTTCAATCAGATCACA GTGGATGGGGATACAAGTACCAACGATACCGTCATTGCTTTGTCGAGTGGCTTGTCGGGATCCAGTTCAACTATGATTTCGTCCTTGAAAAGTCGAGAAGCAGGACAACTCCAAGACTGCCTTGATGTG GTGATGCAAGGGCTTGCCAAGTCAATAGCCTGGGATGGAGAAGGTGCTACCTGTCTAATTGAG ATTACAGTGACTGGTGCAAATTCAGAAGCCGATGCAGCAAAAATTGCTCGTTCGGTGGCAGGCTCATCACTTGTAAAG TCAGCTGTATATGGCCGAGATCCAAATTGGGGAAGGATAGCAGCGGCTGCTGGGTATGCAGGGGTACCTTTTGAGCAGACGAAACTCAAAGTGTCCCTAGGAAACATTCTCCTTATGGATGGAGGAGAACCCCAATCTTTTGACAG GGCTGCTGCTAGTAACTACCTTAGAAGAGCTGGAGAAACCCATGATACCGTCAGAATTTACATTTCTATAG GTAATGGGCAAGGAGAAGGACGAGCATGGGGTTGTGACTTGAGCTATGACTATGTCAAAATAAATGCAGAGTACACTACATAA
- the LOC101208058 gene encoding type I inositol polyphosphate 5-phosphatase 8, translating to MGMKRGKIFKSSWPRVVARKWLSFPADKEGFPSNFVAQERRRSCSDQDRCAVVPEEDIGDESWRIEKTSNESLDLRMLVGTWNVGGKAPKEGLNLRNWLNSPTPIDIYVLGFQEIVPLNAGNVLGAEDSGPAAQWVSLIHQALNTHDNQRQAPQKPRHSFSDLLALEDDTGNGESRVFPTQRRYCLAASKQMVGIFLCVWVRADLYKHVSNLKVSNVGRGVMGFLGNKGSVSISMTLNQTTFCFVCTHLTSGEKEGDEVKRNSDVSEILKKTRFSHSCKATTGAQPPPPETILDHDKVIWLGDLNYRLSTGCGETDELLRKKDWQALLEKDQLKLEQRAGRVFKGWEEGRIEFAPTYKYITNSDHYVALTSNLKPSKEKRRTPAWCDRILWRGVGMKQMWYVRGECRFSDHRPVYSLFSVQVDLANKNLATANSNIAAPAKPAIDTPLSSLCAAKIQAEELLLREETIDTSPFSNCN from the exons ATGGGAATGAAGCGAGGGAAGATCTTTAAG TCGTCGTGGCCGAGGGTTGTTGCGAGGAAGTGGCTGAGTTTTCCGGCCGATAAGGAAGGTTTTCCGTCCAATTTTGTCGCTCAAG AGAGAAGAAGGAGCTGCTCCGATCAAGACCGCTGCGCCGTCGTGCCGGAAGAAGACATCGGAG ATGAAAGTTGGAGAATAGAGAAGACAAGTAATGAATCTCTTGACTTGAg gaTGTTGGTGGGAACATGGAATGTGGGAGGGAAGGCACCGAAGGAAGGTTTGAACTTGAGGAATTGGCTCAACTCTCCAACTCCGATTGATATTTATGTTCTTGG gTTCCAAGAAATCGTGCCTCTAAATGCAGGCAATGTGCTTGGGGCGGAGGATAGTGGCCCTGCTGCCCAGTGGGTATCCCTAATCCACCAAGCCCTAAACACCCACGATAACCAGCGGCAAGCACCCCAGAAGCCAAGGCATAGTTTCTCCGACTTGCTTGCTTTAGAAGATGACACTGGCAATGGTGAAAGCAGGGTGTTCCCAACGCAGCGACGGTATTGCCTTGCAGCAAGCAAACAGATGGTGGGAATTTTCTTGTGCGTGTGGGTTCGAGCAGATCTTTACAAACACGTTTCCAATTTGAAGGTCTCCAACGTCGGGAGAGGAGTCATGGGGTTTCTTGGTAACAAG GGATCTGTCTCCATTAGCATGACATTGAACCAAACAACCTTTTGCTTTGTTTGCACACATTTGACTTCTGGGGAGAAGGAAGGTGATGAAGTGAAAAGAAACTCGGACGTGagtgaaattttgaagaaaactCGGTTTTCACATTCTTGTAAAGCTACAACTGGAGCACAGCCACCTCCTCCTGAGACCATATTAGATCATGA CAAGGTGATTTGGCTTGGGGATTTGAATTACCGTCTTTCGACTGGGTGTGGGGAAACAGATGAGCTTCTTAGGAAAAAAGATTGGCAGGCACTACTAGAGAAAGATCAA CTAAAGTTAGAGCAAAGAGCTGGTCGAGTGTTTAAAGGGTGGGAAGAAGGAAGAATAGAGTTTGCTCCAACTTACAAATACATCACCAATTCTGACCATTATGTTGCATTGACTTCGAACTTGAAGCCATCCAAAGAAAAACGCCGCACTCCGGCTTG GTGCGATCGGATATTATGGAGAGGGGTAGGAATGAAGCAGATGTGGTATGTTAGAGGGGAGTGTAGATTTTCAGATCACAGACCTGTTTACTCACTGTTTTCAGTCCAAGTTGACTTGGCAAACAAAAATCTGGCAACTGCAAACTCCAACATTGCTGCTCCGGCAAAACCAGCAATCGACACTCCTTTGTCGTCTTTATGTGCAGCTAAAATCCAAGCTGAAGAGCTCTTGCTCAGGGAGGAGACCATCGACACCTCCCCCTTCAGTAACTGTAACTAG
- the LOC101209354 gene encoding probable histone H2B.3 translates to MAPTKAEKKPAEKKPAEKTPSSAEKKPKAEKKIVKDGGDKKKKVKKSNETYKIYIFKVLKQVHPDIGISSKAMGIMNSFINDIFEKLAQEASKLARYNKKPTITSREIQTAVRLVLPGELAKHAVSEGTKAVTKFTSS, encoded by the coding sequence ATGGCGCCAACGAAAGCCGAAAAGAAGCCCGCAGAGAAGAAGCCAGCGGAGAAAACCCCTTCCTCGGCGGAGAAGAAGCCGAAGGCTGAGAAGAAGATCGTCAAAGACGGTGGcgataagaagaagaaggttaaAAAGAGCAACGAGACTTACAAGATCTACATTTTCAAGGTTTTGAAGCAGGTTCATCCCGATATTGGAATCTCCAGCAAGGCAATGGGCATTATGAACAGTTTTATCAACGACATCTTCGAAAAACTTGCTCAAGAGGCTTCGAAATTGGCAAGATACAACAAGAAACCTACGATCACTTCACGAGAGATCCAAACTGCTGTTCGATTAGTGCTTCCTGGTGAGTTAGCAAAGCACGCTGTTTCTGAAGGAACTAAGGCCGTAACCAAATTTACAAGCTCTTAG